CGGTGCGAAACAGAATTGTGATTATACAAGAGCGATGCTTAAAGGGGGCTGAATAGAAAAGATTTTAAACTAAATAAATTTTATGTTCGGCATGTGCTATAACTTCGCCGATGATAGCGCTACTAGCGTAGCCTGCGTTTTTTAAATTTACAAGCGCTCGCGCCGCGTCCTTTTCCGCTACGGCAAGCAGAAGTCCGCCGCTGGTTTGCGCGTCGCAAAGCATTATGTCCGGCTCGGAATCGACACCAGGCGCGATAAATTTTAAATTTTTATAGCTTCCGGCGGGGACCAGCCCCTCATCAAGGCATCTTAGAGCGCTTTTTAGAAGCGGAATTTTGCTAGGATAAATTTTAAAACTCACGTTCTCGTTTATCATCTCAAGCGCGTGTCCAAGTAGTCCAAAGCCCGTTACGTCGGTTGCGGCATGTATTTTTAAACCCGCCAATGCGCCCACGGCATAAAAATTTAGCAAAATCATGCTCTCTATCGCATCACGAAATTCTTCAAATTTAAGAAATTTCGCCTTGATAGCCGTAGCGATGATGCCCGTACCGAGGGGTTTTGTTAGGATCAGCAGGTCGCCTTCGCGCGCTGTATTATTACTCCAAAATTTACGCGGATTCACGCGCCCCGTGACGCTAAGTCCGTAATAAATTTCAGGAGTAGAGATGGTGTGGCCGCCCACCAAAGCTCCTCCGCACTCTTTGATCTTGTCTTTGCCGCCGCGCAAAATTTCGCGCAGAATTTCGTTTGAGAAATGACAATCGTCAAAACCCACGATGTTTAGGGCGTTTATCACTTCGCCGCCCATCGCAAATACGTCGCTTAGGGAGTTTGCCGCCGCGATCTGTCCGAAGATAAACGGATCGTCTACCAAAGGGGTGATGAAATCGAGCGTCTGCACGAGCGCAAGATCGTCGCTTATACGAAATACGCTCGCATCTTCGTTGCTGCAGGTGGACGACAGCAGGTTCGCATTGGGCTCGATTAAATTTCCAAGATTTTCGGTTAGACCCGCCGGGTCAAGCTTGGCGGCTCAACCGGCGGCTGCAATAAATTTCGTGAGGTTAAAATCTCTGTAGATCATAGTTTGATTACTTCGTATTTTGATAGGACGTCCATGATTTCGTATGCATTTGAAATCTCGCCGATCGCGAGCTTATCGACCAGTTTGTAGCCCTCTAGACAGCTTCCACAGCTTAAAATTTCAGCCCCCGCTTCGTTTAGTTTTTTGATCGCCTCAAAGCATTCGTGGCCGCGGTTGGTGGTTATGCGCACGGCGTTGTTTACACAGATGACCTTTACGGGTTTTTCGTCTAAGCTTAGTGCCGCACCTAAAAATTTAGCAAGCAAGCTCTTTCCGATCGGGCCGCTTCCGCACTGCTCCTCGTTTAGGAATATCACCTTGCCTCTTTTCGGCGCCGCGACGTTACAATAAATATCGTCGATATTTTCATCTTTCAGCTCGTCCGTTTTTACGGTTTTTATAAGCGTGTCGGCGCCCGCTTGTGAAATTTTCGCCTCAAAGCCGTTTTTAGCCAAAAAGCGTTTTATGTTTTCGCGCGGCGCTACGTCGTTTACTAAAATTTCTAAATTCTCTCCGATTTTTAGCTCGCCGAGAGCTTTTTTAGTGCGTAAAAGCGGCTCCGGGCAATTTAAATTGCGACAATCTAGTTGCATATGTAATCCTTAAAAATAAAATTCTTTGAACCTCAAAGCTAATGCGAGCCGCACGCAAGCAGGCCCGCATAAAATTTACCCAAGTTATAAGCG
The nucleotide sequence above comes from uncultured Campylobacter sp.. Encoded proteins:
- the yedF gene encoding sulfurtransferase-like selenium metabolism protein YedF, which gives rise to MQLDCRNLNCPEPLLRTKKALGELKIGENLEILVNDVAPRENIKRFLAKNGFEAKISQAGADTLIKTVKTDELKDENIDDIYCNVAAPKRGKVIFLNEEQCGSGPIGKSLLAKFLGAALSLDEKPVKVICVNNAVRITTNRGHECFEAIKKLNEAGAEILSCGSCLEGYKLVDKLAIGEISNAYEIMDVLSKYEVIKL
- the selD gene encoding selenide, water dikinase SelD, which encodes MYRDFNLTKFIAAAGUAAKLDPAGLTENLGNLIEPNANLLSSTCSNEDASVFRISDDLALVQTLDFITPLVDDPFIFGQIAAANSLSDVFAMGGEVINALNIVGFDDCHFSNEILREILRGGKDKIKECGGALVGGHTISTPEIYYGLSVTGRVNPRKFWSNNTAREGDLLILTKPLGTGIIATAIKAKFLKFEEFRDAIESMILLNFYAVGALAGLKIHAATDVTGFGLLGHALEMINENVSFKIYPSKIPLLKSALRCLDEGLVPAGSYKNLKFIAPGVDSEPDIMLCDAQTSGGLLLAVAEKDAARALVNLKNAGYASSAIIGEVIAHAEHKIYLV